The Bubalus bubalis isolate 160015118507 breed Murrah chromosome 21, NDDB_SH_1, whole genome shotgun sequence genome segment ccccccaaccCTGACCTCCCCTGACCCCTCCACGAATCTCCACTCTCATGTGTAAAAGGTATTAATGGCAAAGAGATACCAAGCTTGGGTAGGGGGTGGGGTTGCAGGCCCAGGGACTTAGGGTCAGCCCTGAGGGACAAGCTGGGGCCAGCAGGGGGatctgggaggggagggggctggggaagaggCTCCTGAAACTGGCGGCTGTGTAGGAGGGAGCAGGAGCTGGAGCCCGCACAGAGAGGGGACAGCTCTGAGAAGACGCTCTTGACTCTTGTTCCCTCCTGCAGTGGAGTAAGAAAGGATGCCCCTGGGTAGGGGCCGGGGGTAATCGGCATCGCCAGACTATACTGAAGGATTTGGGAAGGTGGGGTGCTGCACCGAGATGTAGCCCCGGAGCCACTCTGCACACACGCTAACTAGCATGTGCGAGCTGCACAGGGTCTCTCGACATGTGCTCCCCAGGCGCTGCCCTTTCCTCCACAGGTGTCAGGAGAGGCAAGGCCAGCTTGGACACAGGCctgtgagcacacagcacacccaGGTGCCTCTGGTACACACAGCTACATGCGGGCTCGGGGGATTCTCACCGAGGAAGGACAGGCTTTTTCCCTGGACACAGAAGCCCAACACCCCACTGCTCTGGAAAGCACACAGCTGTGCCACAGGCCAACACATCAAACCCAAACAAACACAAACTCCATCGCTAATGGGAGGTGAGGTGGCAGCAGGATAAGGGTGCAGAGCTGTCAGACAAGGCCTCGGAGACAGATATGCTGTCTTCACTTCCTGCTGTCTCACCCTCTCCGGCTATCTCAGCGCAGCTGCTCCCTGGGGTCGGCGAGCGATGGGCCGGGTCCCTGGAGCAGAGGGGTTGACAGCAGCGGGGTGCTGAGGTGAGGGGACTGCACAGCAACCCCAGCCCACCCACCAAGGCAGCCACGCCAAAGACATCGGGCCTTAAACACAGCGCAAGCCCGGGTGGCCTGGGGTGTAGCCTGCAGCGAGCGAGCCACACGGTCCTGCTGCAGCACGTGGACATGCAGTTACACACCCAGCTATGCACATGCGCGCACACACCCAGCCTTACATGAAGAGCTGCACATGTGCACATGGCCGCACACAGcattacatgcacacacacaactgtaCATGGACACAGCTCTACATGTGGACACACAGCTGTACACAGGGACATGTTCACACATATATGGCTAGTCATGGACACACAGCTGCAGAGACCTACTACAGCTTTATATATGGACAGAGAAACACACAGCTTTCCACTTGAACACACCCCCATACACATACAGCTGTACACACACAGCTGTATACGGACAAGCCCCTAGAGTGATGGTTCCAGACAGCCAGGTTCTCACCCCTGTAACACAACTACACTTAGAGACTGCGCACAGCAGCACGTGCACAGAGTCACTCCGCCATCCACACAAAGACAGCCACGCCCGGGACCACTGTCACCTGACCCATCTGCGGTTACACATAAAAAACCAAAAGCACGTGTGTGTTTGCCTGCACACACGCAGGTACACAGGCACTGGCAGGGATGCCCTCACCGGCTGGGCAGATACCAGGGTCAGCACCTGAGCTATGGACACAAAGGCGCCCTCTGTGGCAGGCAAAGGCGGGTGGCGAACTCCCCACTCTTGAGCCCCAGAGGGCACCCGAGGTTCAGCTTTCATGCCCCTTGTCCCGCCTGGCCTGCTCTCCTGAAGCCTGGGGGAGGCCCTGGGGCTGCTGCAATGGAGGAGCAGCTGTCAAGGAGAGCTACACAGCAGGGGCAAAGGGCCTCCaattcccccaccccagcccagcccagggcacCAGGGCACCAGGGCACCTTCCTCTTCTCAGGCCGGGGGTGCTCCTGCCCACTCCGGGCCTATCTGCACAGGGGGAACAAACAAACGCACAGCACAAATCCAGGTGAAAccaagaaaatcattttttttattctggGTCCTGGAAGCTCAACGTGAATCTGAAAAAAGAGATGTAACAGGGGTGGCAGCCCCAGGGGCTGGGTGCAGATAACAGTCCTGGGTCCCCTGGCTCTAGGGGCCGAGAGGACAGTGAGAAGGCTTGGCCAGAGGCCTGGGGCGGAAGAAGTCAGGGCTGCGTGAGAGCCCTGGCCCCGGCCTGAGGCCGGGAGGTGGAGGAAGGGAGGACTGCAGAGACGCTCAGTTCCTTAGCAGCGGCGCCACAGGAGGTGCAGGCTGCGGTTACTCCTCGCCCTTCTCCGGGGTACTGGGCTCCCGAGGCCACTTGGGAGCCCCCAGGGGCTCAGTCTCAGGGCTGAACCTTGGCTCCCCCAGGGCTCCCTCGCTCTCCAAGTCAAGCTCCTCGAAAGATGAGCCGCTGGCACCCGACTCGCTGTAGCTGTGCTCGCTGCGGGTGTCACCCTCGTCCCAGGCACGGCTGCTCAACCCGGGGGACAGTGTGGCCGCTGAAGTGTCCCGGCTGCCAGGACCCAGCTCCAGGCTTACAGAACTTGTGTCGCTCATTGTGTCAGCACCTGGAGGGGGAAGAGGGGGGCTCAGGTTAGCtgggacccccaccccctcctccagggagaggACTGAGGCTCTCCGACCAGCAACAGCAACTCAGCCTACAGTGTGCTCATGAATAATAAAGCTGCCCCAGGCTCAGGAGGCTCGTTCccgctgccctctgccctctgccctgcctGGGGGTCCACTGACAGGGCAGAGCCAGAGAagaggggctgggtgggggaggggggcagggggaggaggtcaGCCTGCTGCCCCCTGAGCCCCCAACAGCCCATTAAGGACCCTTCAGCCCTGACCTAAGGAGCTGAGGGTAGAACAAAGACTCCAGTAGAGTCCCCTCCTCCACTTCCCATTTCAGGCTTGGAGAAGGGTTTGTCCAAGGCCAGAACGCGGCCCAGAAGGCCTGAGGACAGGGGAAGGGACCAGGAGGCCTGCTCTCCTGTGCCGCTCCCCACACGCAGGGCTCCCCTAGGGGCAGCCATGTCCCTGCCTCTGGCCCGCACTGAGCCCCAACTTGAGGAGGACGCTAAGGGAGGAGTTTGATGGAGAAGTCCTGAGAAATTCTCAACAACCAATTACAGGGGAGGAGGGTGTGGGGATGAAGCATTTTAAGGACTTTCTTCCTTTATGCCTGGGTCACCCCAGAGGAGGCCTTACCCATCCCCAACTTCTAGTGGCTCCTGAGCCCCatagcaggagaaggggaccacggGAGCACTCTGCTACCTGCTGGGGAGCCCTGAGATCCATCCAAGCCTGCTCCTCCCATCCCCAATACACCCTCGGGGCCAGGTCATCTGCCCTCTTCTGGAGTAGCCTCTCAATTCATCTCCTCAGACCAGAGGCACCAACAACGGCTGGGGGCGGCAGGAGAGGCAGAGAGCTCAGGCCCACTGTGTGTAGGAATTCAGACCGACAGAGGGTGGACATGCCTCTCTTCTGGTGGGAGAGGGAGCGGGCAGCAGTCAAACATCACAGAAGGTGAGGGGTGGGCCAGCTTCCACAGATCCTGTCTCCATGGTGATGGAGCCCCAAGCCCGGCGCAGCTGGGGACTGCTTGGCATTTGGACTTGGCCTGGAACTTTCACTGAGCCTCAGCTGGGGCTCAGGGTGGGTATGTGTAGGGGGTCTGCTTCCTAAGCCTCCTTGGCCCCCAGATGACTTTGGGCCCTACTGCAGGGGTGAAGTGAGCCCTGCAAGGGCCAGGTTGCTGGCCCAGGGCCCTTGTCTTGCTAAGGCCTCAGTCCTGGCTCCCAGGGTGGAGGCATTCAAGAGTGAGCCAGGACAGCTCCCTGAGCTGTGGGTGGTTCTCTCTGACCCTGGGGAAGGACAGCagtccctctttctctccttaaaTGATGACTGTGCCCCAGAGGCTGCAGGCCTGAACGGAGCAAGAGAGGGATAATTTCTCCCTGGCCCCATTGTTAACCTGCCCACACAGCCAATGGCTCTCTAGGGACCCAGGTGTGGGGACCCGCCTGCTTGCCAgctgcctgcctcctccctctcccagccccttgGCTATGGGTGATCAGAGGAGGAGCCCAGGGCTGCCCCTTCAGGCCAGCCTGCCAGGGGAGAACAGCCCCCGGGCACATGTGGACATCCTGACTAAGGAGTGCAAGGCAGGGAAGGGACAGCCCTCCAGCTCCATCAGGGTCTGTGCAGGACCAAGTCCGAGTCCTGGGCCTGTGTCTCTGGGCAGGACAGGCCAGACCAGGCAGGGTAGCACCCAAACCCCCAAGGCTGCTGAGGCAGAGAATGAAGCTGCCACCTCACCCTagtccctctctcctccactgccCACAGccagtgcaaggagatcaaatattCATCGCCTCTCTGGAGCTAAATAATACATCAATGTAATAACAGGCAGAAAGCAGTTAATCACCCTTTTCACCTCTGAGCCCAAGTGGGGGCCACAGCAGGGAGGCAGAAAGAGACAGGCCAAGTCTTGGGCAGCCAGGCGCCCACCACACACCACAGCTCAAGTGGCATGCACCTGGCAGGCGGACACCCGGAGTCCACCCCAGGTGCCAGGGCAGACCCTGTCAGAGGTGGGCAGACCCTCTGGCCCCCAACTCCAGGGAGTGGGCGGGCAGGCTGGTAGGGAGGACAGGCCAAGAAGCTGGGGGCGTGGGAGCAAGGCTGCAGCCAGCTGGAGCTGGTGCCAAGTAGTCCTTCAACACCCCTGGCAGGTAGTGTTTGGAAGGGGAGCTGGGTGGGTGGGCCAAGGACACGGGTGCGGGCAGCAGAGGGAGGTTGAAGCAAGGTCAGGGTGCTCCCCTTCCTGCCCTGGGGACTGCCAGGGTCTGCTGACCTTGTGCCACGTCCTGGGCCCACAGTAGGGGTGCTGAAGAGTGTCTGCCAGGCGCTACCAGGCGGGTGGGAGCAGTGCCCCACGGAGGTAATTAAGTGGCAGATGAAGTTAACTGTGTTGGACATGGCCCCTAGGGAGTGAAGACAGCCTCCTGATACCCACCCCCCGCTCCCGCCAACACATGTCTCTCAGGGTGACCTTGGCTGTTGAAGACtggatggacagagggagcctccTAGAGCAGGAGGTAAAGAAGGCAGTCACTCCCTGGTCCTGTGCCACTCCCACAGGTCACGGACTGCCAGATTCCCACAGGGCTCCTCCAGCATGGCCAAGGCTGAGACCCTCTAGACCACTTGGGATGTTaccagcaggccccctggcctcCTGGGGACAGCCCAAGGGTAGGCTGAGAGCACACAAGCAACTTGGTGCCTGGACCTGGGTTAGGGAGGCTGGCTGTGATGGAAGGGGCGGGTGCTTGTCTCCTGTCTCCCTCTGCAtgctctctggctcctctgtgaAAGGGAGAAAGCAGCTGGCTCTGGTCAGGGCCCAGACCAAAGGGACACCGTGTTCCCCTCCTTACCTTCCACCTCCAGCGTCAATCTCACTTCTAATGAGCCTGACCCAAGCAATGCCTTTCCTGAGCAGCCTCAGAAATGCCCCCCACCCCGCTATGAGCATCCAGCTGTCTGTGATCTGAGCTTCCAAGGGTTCGCCGGCTGCATCTGAAGGTGAAGGGAATCCGGGGCAGGATCTCTATCTGCATTGCCAGGGTAACCTGTGTGAAGCCACGCCTCCATGGATCCCTGTGAATAGGGACAGGCAACTCTGCATGTGGGGAGGTGGGTCCCTTCCACCTCTGCCAAGCCGAGGTCTGGACACTGACAGTGCCACACAGCCAGGGAGGAGGCTCCTTCACCAGGCCCACACGCCCAGGAGGGGGCTCCAGGTGAGGCCCCACCCTCATCCCCGACCCTGTACCTGTGCCATCCACCAGGGCGTCATTGGCCTCTGCAGGCCCCCGGCTCTTCCGCTCTGTCTCCTTCACCTCAGGCACATAGAAGTCTCCCTGCCGTGCCAGGGGGCACATGAAATAGATCTGGTCTTGCTGGTAGATCTCCAGCCGTGGGTGGGCACACAACTTCCGCTCCTTGTTGGAGAGCACGAAAGGCAGAATGAACCCTACAGGGCCTCTGACCCATGCGTCCCCAGGTGGCCCCAGAAACCGTTCACCGTTTCCTCCCTCCCGGGGGGCTGGCTCCTCCTGACCCAATCTCCCCCAAGTTCCAAATCTCTGCTGAGGGAGGCACCCGCACAGCATCCTGTGGGCAGGGCCCACACCCCGGGGGGCAGTGCTCTAACGACCTGGGAGTCTTAGACAAGTGCTGGACCTGCTAGGAGCCTGGTACTGCTAATCCTGGTACCAAAGGCTGTTCCAGAAAGCACTGTCTCACAGAGCCTTGAAGCTGAGCACCCCAACTTCCCTAGGACAGGGACCCCAAAATCTGTGGCCCCAGGCACCCAAGCCAAGGTCTTACCTGCCAGACTTGCCATCCCTGGACCTGACCTCCTCTCTGCCCTGGACAAGGCTGTCTTACCCGCCAATGTTAGGGGAGGCCAGGGCCTGACTCTCAGGCCTCTAGTCCTTGCCCTTGCAGGCATGTTACTGACAAAGCCTGGATACGGGCTCCAGGCCAGCTAAACCCCTCTCCTACTCCCATCTCCCTGCCTGTTTAGGTCTATCCCAACCTCTGAGACTACAGGACATGGCTGGTTCCCACCGCTTCTCAGACCTGGGTCCAGAATTTCAGCGGAGGTGGCAGACCCTAGGCTGGAGGGACAGACAGGACAAGCAGATCTAACACTGGACACTGCCCGACACCCCAGTGGGCTGAAGTACCAGCTTATAGGCCCTAAGTGGAGACAGGCAGTCCACTCCTGTCTGGACACAGAACCCAGAGCTCCGCATCCCCCAGCGCATATGGAAGTGGCATGGACACATAAGAGAGCTGCCCTGACACGGGCAGACAAACCAGAACAGGGGTCATGCATCCTGCTCCTCAGCTGCCCCCCTCCCTGCAACAGAGCACAATTACCACCAAGACGACCGCgaggcccctgccctgcccctgctcACCCGCCAACCTCCACAACACAGCTATTTATAGCGCCCGCCTGGCTCTCACCATGAGCTCTGAAATGAGCCTTCCACTTAGCGGTGATGAGAGACTTACTGCCTGGCGGGGAGAAGCCTCTCCAGGACTCCACTTGTCCACCTGCCTGGCCAAGCTTAGGCTTGAGGAACCCCCCTCAATTGAAGCAAGGGGAAACAGGTAAAAATGAGCCcccaggagagagaaggaaggaaggtttATCCAGCCAGGGCCCTCAGCAACTGGCTGGAGGCCATGTGGGGGTGGATGTCCTGGCCCAAGGTCTAGCTGGAGCTCAGCCTGTGACTCCGTGGAAGACCCAGACAAGGCCTACGGCCCAAGTCTCTCTGCACTCAAACAGAGTAGGCCACCCTAGCCCTGAAGCGTCCAAGAGCACTGAAAGAAAGtcattatttttaacagtttggATCTGATCGTTTTGCTAACCTGGGTCATCTCAGAAGTCCATGGCCCCAGCTCTTCCCATCTCCGAACACACCGGTGGCTGCCTCTGCTTTTCCACCCACCCACACAGCCACCCCAGCCCTGGTCTTCAGGAAGAGGATGAACAAGAACACAGCATCAGGAATGAGGAGCTACCAGGCTCTGGGGCCCCTCTAATGCCAGCACTTGGGGGCGAGCATGTGCCAAACTTGAACCCCTCAGTGTATTGGGTCACGTCATCAAGGCCAGGGTCAGGGAGGCTCCCTGGAGAGGTCCAGGTCATGCCCTGGGAGCTAAAGGAAAAAAGCGCCCCCCTAAACCCAGTCAGGGATAGCCTTCACCAGCATGCCATGCTCTGGGCATTCAAAGGGTCCAAAAGGAAGCTGCCAAGTGGCCATCAGAGCAGCAGACTACTTGGAGGTCCGTCTCTCAAGGCTGGAGACAGCTGGCTTTGGGGGATGCTTACAGGAACCGAGGCTGTGGGCACCCAGAAATTCTAGGGACAGCCCTCGCAAACACTCAAGCCACCTGCCGAGCTTTCCTTCTGCAAGTGACAGGGATGATAAGAGGGATCAGTGCCCTTTCCGCCCCCTCCTTGAGACTAGGCATCAGGGTGGGTAGCACCAAGCAGCCACCCTTGCCACCTGCTCTGCCAGCCCCCTCACTGGCAGGCGGGAGGCAGCGCTGTGGCTGTTCTGCGCATCTGCCTCCTCCGGAGAGCCCGGCTCTGAAGTTGCCTGGCTGTGGACAGCCCTGTTGCCATGGAAACTGCATCCTCCATCCTTGCTGTCGCCTTCATCTCAAAGCCATCCATGAGAACAGAGGAacaggggagacagaggagggagagaaaactgGCCTGGGGCTAGCCGGCCCTTCCTTCCCTGCCCAGCGTTCCCTCCTCACAGCATCCCACACAGAGTGCCAGCTGCCCAAGCCTGTCCCCAGGCCCCTGGAGGGGCAGCCTCATACCGCACCCAGCCCATTCCTACCCCTgccacctgggggtggggggaccctgGCCCTCCCTGCTGGAGAGAGGCATGGAGCTAATTAAAATCTCATTGACAGCTCAGccttaaattattttaacacaTGCCGGATCCTGTCAAAATTCAGGATCAGAGCAGAGAAGGGGCAGGAAGAAGGCAAAGGCACAAACTTCCAACCCAGGCCCAGAAGCAGGTGGAGGGGCTTGTAACTGTTCAGTAGCCTCTCCTTGAGACCCCTTTCCATGCTTTGCCCACTGACCAACAATGAGTCAGGGATAGAGGGTGGGGGCAGAACTGGCCATATGCTCTGTCCCTAAGTGATCAGGCAGAGAGAACAAGCCCTTTCCCGCGCAGACAGGGACAGCTTCTGCGGGACAAGAGGAGAGCCAGGGGCCAGCTTTCAGGTCCTTGCTGCATCGCCCAGCAGCATGGTGATGACCTGGTGAACACTGGAAAATCATCGGAGGAAGGCAAGGCCAGCTGTCTCTCCCTCAGCCAGCCCCAGGGAACCCTTGGAGAACTGACTGCCAAGGACACCAGGCCAATGCCACACTGGGCTGGTACTGCTGGAGAGAGGGGCTTGGATGGGCCTGGAGTCTTCCTAGCCCCAGGCACTCCCCCTCCCACAGCCCAGATAGTCAGAGGCTTGAGAAAGCATCACCAGGACAGGGGAACCTGCTCTGGCCACTGAAGCCACTGGTCACATGATGAGGCCACTACCCAGGGCAACTCGCTGCCACACACAGACTCAAGGGGATCATAACGCCTTGCTCCCAGGTGGGAGAGACTGAGGTGTCTACAATTCTCCTCACCTAACAGGAAGAATatgaacctcagatatgcagatgacaccacccttatggcagaaagtgaagaggaactaaacagcctcttgatgaaagtgaaagtggagagtaaaaaagttggcttaaagctcaacattcagaaaacgaagatcatggcatctggtcccatcacttcatgggaaatagatggggaaacagtgtcagactttattcttctgggctccaaaatcactacagatggtgactgcagccatgaaattaaaagacacttactccttagaaggaaagttatgacccacctagatagcatattgaaaagcagaaacattgctttgccaacaaaggtctgtctagtcaaggctatggtttttccagtggtcatgtatggatgtgagagttggactgtgaggaaggctgagcgctgaagaattgatgcttttgaactgtggtgttggagaagactcttgagagtcccttggactgcaaggagatccaaccggtccattctgaaggagatcagccctgggatttctttggaaggaatgatgctaaagctgcaactccagtactttggccacctcatgcgaagagttgactcattggaaaagactctgatgctgggagggattgggggcaagaggagaaggggacgacagaggatgagatggctggatggcatcactgactcgatggacgtgagtctgagtgaactccgggagttggtgatggacagagaggcctggcgtgctgcgattcatggggtcgcaaagagttggacacgactgagcgactgatctgatctgatctgaacaggaAGAAGTCAACTATTCATGCCAAGGTGCCACCGGGAATGATTTAGCATTCCAGTCCCTCAGACACATCTCCaaggcctccctcccacctgggCCTTCCACAAACAGAAACTAGAGGGGAGACGGGACACCACCCATAATGCAGGGATTTCCAGGAGACATGTCATCAGCACTCCCCCCACCATGCCTGCACCAACATCACACCCCCATGGGAAGCCGGCTGACAAGGGAAGGAGCAGCCTGCAAAGGTCACTGTGGGGCCACTGTCTCGGCCACCTTGGGAACACTCCACACACTCCCTCCTCACCTCAGGCTGGGCCCACATCCCCGGGGTGGGTGCAGCTCAGGCGTCCTGCAAAAGATCTAGACTGGCATGCCAGGCCAAGGCTTCCCCCAGGACCCACACTGCCGCCCTGATGGTTCTTACTGAATGAGGGAGGGAgcggggaggaagaggaggactgAAACTGCCCTCATTAGGTGCTCTGCTCCCAGACCGTCAGCCTGTGCCCTGGCCTGGGCTCAGGGTGGGCAGCATGTGGCATGCAGAAGAGGTCAGGCCGGGAGCCGGGGAGACGGGATGGGTCCCAAACCTGGATGCCCAGAGCCTGGGTCTGCTCAGAGATAAGTGGCCTCAGATCCCCAAAAGGGCATGGCCATGGGTCATGCATCTCCTAGAGAAGCCCTAGGCCCAGAAACGCAGAAGGGCTGCTCTATCCACCTCCACCCCAACACAGCCCTCTACTTCCTGTCTCACTGGGGTGAGAGGCCCCTGGTCTTCCTGTTCACTCTGAGCAGCCCAGTCCGACTTGCCTCTCCACGCCAGTCTGGACAGCTGAGCAGCCACACAGCCAGCAAACAGCTGTTGCATCCCACCCGAGGTGCCGGCATCTCTTCACTGGGTGAAGTCAGGCATGCTCATTTTTAATTACACAGACACTGACGTGCACCCGCCTGCACACAGCAGTCCCTGCAAGTGGGGGCTCAGACCCTGGAGGCCCCTTAGGCATCCGGTCTGTGCAAAGCGATGGGGGAGGCGCAGCAGGGGCTGCGGCTGGAACGTGGCACATTGTTATTATTCTGCCCGGGAACTTCTCTCCCTGGATCCCTCTCACCCCCAGTGGGCCTTCCGACCACCTCTGGCCCAGAACCCAAACCTGTCTGGGGCAGAAGGTGACAGCAGGAGACACTCCGGAGACCCTAAAGTGCTGACAGGGGAGCCATCAGAAGGGCTGGTGAGCCCCCTCTGGCCTGGAGCAGGAGGGCTCAGAGCTCTGCAAACGAGAGGCAAAGAGAACAGGAATGAAGTGGGGCTGCTGGGAGCAAGAGACCAGAGCAGGCACGAAGTGGCAGAAAGCACTCCGAGCAGGAGCCCAGAGCCTCGGTCTGGCTATGGACAAATGGGCGGGTTCTCCCTCGGACTCAGTCTTTATTGTTTAGCttctgtgatcccgtggactgaaggccaccaggctcctctgtccatgggattctccaggcaagaatactggagtgggttgccagttccttcttcaggggatcttcccaacccaaggatcgaacccttgtctcccgaattgcaggtggattctttattgctgagccaccaaagaTGTCTGGGTCTCAATCTGCCCAACTGTAAAATGAAAGAGACTAAACAGATGATCTCAAAGTAAGTGAGGAACTGGAAGAGATGAGTAAAACCCCTACCACTTAAAGATAGGACAATTGTGTGCCTGAAAAACTGAAGAAGAATCAATGGAGAAACTACCACAAACATTAAGCTCACAATATTAACAAAAGCACAGCCCGTTTGTCTTTGCACTCGTCAGCTAGTTAgaagataaaacagaagcaagagaTGAAGACCCTCTTGGGGTCAGGTCTCACCGAGGGCTGAAAGGCCCGCCCTGCCCCCAATggcaggggaaggcagaggagccaggcctGGACGGGGCAGGAGTCTGGGGAAGACTGCAGACAGGGGAAGGTGTGAGGGAGCGTGGGGCGCTGTGCCTGGCACCCCAGCCTGCTGTGCCTGCTGCCGCCACTGCctgaaaacttttcattttcacctcAGAACCGGCAGCTTGCCATGCAATTTACACCTCTGCTCATATCCCTACACACCCAGGCCCTGGCTTCCTGGGCAGCCCAGGAGGGGGACCTCAGCAGCGGTGGAGACTAGGGTGGCTGGGGTATGGAGAAGCCGAGGAGGGTGGTTCCCTCTAGGCAGGCATGGGGGCACAGGCCCTTACGCACCTAATACCTGGGTCAATTGGGAAGGCCCTGACCCACAGCCACGCCCAGCCTTTCCCCAGGGTCCACGTGGCCAATACTCAATCCCAGCTCGGCCCTGCTCTGGCCTTCTGGGCCCTTGTGGAGCAGGAGCAGATGGCTGAGGAGTTGTGGGGGTGAGGACCCCCAAGGGCAGCTTGCGGGTTCAGACCCGGGATCCTACCACTCTCCTTTCCAATCTGGAAGGGGAGCCACAGCCTCCTGGACGACACTGCTGCCGTGGCAGGCTCCACAGCCCACCCCGCTCCGAGATCCCGCCGCCGTCTGCAGCATCTGTGCAGTCAAGGACCTTGAGCCCTGTTCGGCTTATGAGCCAATGAAA includes the following:
- the TEX264 gene encoding testis-expressed protein 264 isoform X2, with translation MSDLLLLGLIGGLTLLLLLTLLAFAGYSGLLAGVTVSAGSPPIRNVTMAYKFHVGPYGETGPLFTESCSISPKLRSIAVYYDNPHMERKLCAHPRLEIYQQDQIYFMCPLARQGDFYVPEVKETERKSRGPAEANDALVDGTGADTMSDTSSVSLELGPGSRDTSAATLSPGLSSRAWDEGDTRSEHSYSESGASGSSFEELDLESEGALGEPRFSPETEPLGAPKWPREPSTPEKGEE